The proteins below are encoded in one region of Knoellia sp. S7-12:
- a CDS encoding ubiquitin-like protein Pup has protein sequence MAGQEQIKPGRRDDGPDDAPEPAAAPAAQVSDTEIDDILDEIDGVLETNAEEFVRGFVQKGGQ, from the coding sequence ATGGCAGGCCAAGAGCAGATCAAGCCGGGGCGACGCGACGACGGTCCGGACGACGCACCCGAGCCCGCAGCGGCGCCGGCGGCGCAGGTCTCCGACACCGAGATCGACGACATCCTCGACGAGATCGACGGTGTCCTGGAGACCAACGCCGAGGAGTTCGTCCGCGGTTTCGTCCAGAAGGGCGGCCAGTGA
- the prcB gene encoding proteasome subunit beta: protein MSPVSDSGRLPAAYLRTGSASFTEFIAEHEPSLIPSRRGLPPGATIDAPHGTTIVTLTFDGGVLMAGDRRATMGNIIANRDMEKVFATDEFSVVGIAGTAGLAIELVRLFQVELEHYEKIEGTLMSLEGKANRLASMIRGNLGMAMQGLSVVPVFAGFDHHDAIGRIFSYDVTGGCYEEHDHHSVGSGSLFARGALKKLYRPGMSSDEAVRIAVEALWDAADDDSATGGPDVGRRIWPTVALIDADGARFVPDDSVAPVVDAIVADRRGNPGGRRGGGAS, encoded by the coding sequence GTGAGCCCCGTGTCCGACAGCGGTCGTCTCCCCGCGGCATACCTGCGCACGGGTTCTGCCTCGTTCACCGAGTTCATCGCTGAACACGAGCCGAGCCTCATCCCGTCGCGTCGCGGCCTGCCCCCGGGAGCGACGATCGATGCCCCCCACGGCACGACGATCGTCACGTTGACCTTTGACGGCGGCGTCCTCATGGCCGGCGACCGGCGCGCGACGATGGGCAATATCATCGCCAACCGCGACATGGAGAAGGTCTTCGCGACCGACGAGTTCTCGGTCGTGGGCATCGCTGGCACCGCAGGTCTCGCCATCGAGCTGGTCCGGTTGTTCCAGGTCGAGCTCGAGCACTACGAGAAGATCGAGGGCACGCTCATGTCCCTTGAGGGCAAGGCCAACCGGCTCGCCTCGATGATCCGGGGCAACCTCGGCATGGCGATGCAGGGCCTCAGCGTCGTGCCCGTCTTTGCCGGCTTCGACCACCACGACGCGATCGGTCGGATCTTCTCCTACGACGTCACCGGGGGTTGCTACGAGGAGCACGACCACCACAGCGTCGGCTCGGGTTCGCTCTTCGCGCGTGGCGCCCTCAAGAAGCTCTACCGTCCCGGCATGTCCAGTGACGAAGCCGTCCGCATCGCCGTCGAGGCCCTGTGGGACGCGGCCGATGACGACTCGGCGACCGGTGGCCCCGACGTGGGTCGGCGGATCTGGCCGACGGTCGCCCTCATCGATGCCGACGGGGCGCGGTTCGTGCCCGATGACAGCGTCGCTCCCGTGGTCGACGCCATCGTGGCGGATCGCCGTGGGAATCCTGGTGGACGACGTGGGGGAGGTGCCTCATGA
- the prcA gene encoding proteasome subunit alpha, producing MTAGMPFYVSPEQLMKDRADFARKGIARGRSVVVLGYDHGIAFVAENRSRSLHKIGEIYDRIGFAAVGKYNEFENLRVAGVRYADLRGYSYDRSDVTARGLANAYAQTLGTVFTQESKPYEVEIVVAEVGHDGEGDQIYRLTYDGSVADERGLVAMGGASEQIEERLTEQWQSGLTLAQALQLAVAGLAHDPAGGPDRELGADALEVAVLDRTRSRRTFRRINGDLLAQLLSEDDPTDDVPPVDHDSPRQAASNPQTQRHGDEATPDSD from the coding sequence ATGACCGCGGGTATGCCGTTCTACGTCTCGCCCGAGCAGCTCATGAAGGACCGGGCCGACTTCGCCCGCAAGGGCATCGCCCGAGGTCGCTCTGTGGTGGTCCTCGGCTATGACCACGGCATCGCGTTCGTCGCCGAGAACCGATCGCGCAGTCTGCACAAGATCGGTGAGATCTATGACCGCATCGGCTTTGCTGCCGTGGGCAAGTACAACGAGTTCGAGAACCTTCGTGTCGCGGGAGTCAGGTATGCCGACCTGCGCGGCTACTCCTACGACCGCAGCGACGTGACAGCACGAGGGCTCGCCAACGCCTACGCCCAGACGCTCGGAACCGTGTTCACCCAGGAGTCCAAGCCCTATGAGGTCGAGATCGTCGTGGCCGAGGTCGGGCATGACGGCGAGGGAGACCAGATCTATCGGCTCACCTACGACGGCTCCGTCGCTGATGAGCGGGGTCTTGTCGCGATGGGTGGGGCCTCGGAGCAGATCGAGGAGCGGCTCACCGAGCAGTGGCAGTCCGGGCTGACCCTCGCCCAGGCGCTGCAGCTCGCGGTCGCCGGCCTGGCCCACGACCCGGCTGGGGGACCCGACCGCGAGCTCGGTGCGGACGCCCTAGAGGTGGCAGTTCTCGATCGCACCAGATCGCGGCGCACCTTCCGCCGCATCAACGGTGACCTCCTCGCTCAGCTGCTGTCCGAGGACGACCCGACCGATGACGTGCCACCGGTCGACCACGACAGCCCGCGACAAGCGGCCAGCAACCCGCAGACGCAGCGACACGGCGACGAGGCGACCCCCGACTCCGACTGA
- a CDS encoding dienelactone hydrolase family protein encodes MADDIALNIPVDLLLPEAGGGPGIVLFQEIFGVTDYIRSRAQDLADLGYVVLVPHFYGRLGDPVIEEGGAGLPQAMGLLEELDWPGAVEDGVAALDALRDHPAVSGGVGLLGFCFGGGLAYNVAAVADSKPDALVSYYGSALPSLLGLAPDVTTPSLHHFGDSDDYIPMDTVREIEQAVTAGHDDVTFVTHPGADHAFDNPSPMFHHEGASQEAWAKTVAWLREHLPTDD; translated from the coding sequence ATGGCTGACGACATTGCGCTCAACATCCCCGTCGATCTGCTTCTCCCCGAGGCAGGTGGCGGGCCGGGGATCGTGCTGTTCCAGGAGATCTTCGGGGTCACCGACTACATCCGCTCCCGCGCCCAGGACCTCGCGGACCTCGGCTACGTGGTGCTCGTCCCCCACTTCTATGGACGACTCGGTGACCCGGTCATCGAGGAGGGCGGCGCTGGGCTGCCCCAGGCGATGGGTCTGCTCGAGGAGCTCGACTGGCCCGGTGCGGTCGAGGACGGGGTTGCCGCCCTGGACGCGCTACGCGACCACCCCGCCGTTTCGGGCGGCGTCGGCCTCCTCGGCTTCTGTTTCGGTGGCGGTCTGGCCTACAACGTTGCGGCAGTGGCGGATTCGAAGCCCGATGCTCTGGTGAGCTACTACGGTTCGGCCCTCCCATCGTTGCTGGGACTTGCACCCGATGTGACGACGCCGAGCCTGCACCACTTCGGGGACAGCGACGACTACATCCCGATGGACACGGTCCGCGAGATCGAGCAGGCCGTCACCGCCGGCCACGACGACGTCACGTTCGTGACGCACCCGGGCGCCGACCATGCCTTCGACAACCCGTCACCGATGTTCCACCACGAGGGTGCGTCACAGGAAGCGTGGGCGAAGACCGTGGCGTGGCTGCGAGAGCACCTGCCAACCGACGACTGA
- a CDS encoding peroxiredoxin, with translation MATLRLGDNAPDFTAETTEGEISFHDWKGDGWAVLFSHPADFTPVCTTELGRVAALKDEWAKRDAKVLAVSVDAIEDHHAWKKDIEEVGGSAVTYPIVADKDRKVAELYDMIHPGEGDTSSVRSVFLIDPKGKVRLSLVYPKSAGRNFDEVLRALDALQVNDSGPFSTPADWQPGERVIVAPTVSTEDARDKFKDVEEVKPYLRYAAAPIA, from the coding sequence ATGGCCACGCTGCGTCTCGGCGACAACGCCCCAGACTTCACGGCTGAGACCACCGAGGGTGAGATCAGCTTCCACGACTGGAAGGGCGACGGCTGGGCCGTCCTCTTCAGTCACCCGGCGGACTTCACCCCCGTCTGCACGACCGAGCTCGGGCGCGTCGCCGCGCTCAAGGACGAATGGGCCAAGCGGGACGCCAAGGTCCTCGCTGTCTCGGTCGACGCGATCGAGGACCACCACGCCTGGAAGAAGGACATCGAGGAGGTCGGCGGCTCGGCCGTGACCTACCCGATCGTCGCCGACAAGGACCGCAAGGTCGCCGAGCTCTACGACATGATCCACCCGGGTGAGGGCGACACCTCGAGTGTGCGCTCGGTCTTCCTCATCGACCCCAAGGGCAAGGTCCGCCTCTCCCTCGTCTATCCCAAGAGCGCTGGCCGCAATTTCGACGAGGTCCTTCGCGCCCTCGACGCGCTGCAGGTCAACGACTCCGGGCCGTTCTCCACGCCGGCCGACTGGCAGCCGGGCGAGCGCGTCATCGTCGCGCCGACCGTCTCCACCGAGGACGCCCGCGACAAGTTCAAGGACGTCGAAGAGGTCAAGCCCTACCTGCGCTACGCCGCAGCCCCGATCGCCTGA
- the pafA gene encoding Pup--protein ligase gives MDRRIFGIENEYGITASSEGQRTLTPDEVARYLFRKVVAWGRSSNVFLANGSRLYLDVGSHPEYATAECDSLRQLVAHDRAGERVVEGLAADAEARLREDGVRGDIYVFKNNTDSAGNSYGCHENYLVGRAGDFQVFSDTLLPFLISRQIICGAGKLVRTSKGVEYAVSQRADHIWEGVSSATTRSRPIINTRDEPHADAEHYRRLHVIVGDSNMSETTTLLKVGSCDLVLRMIEEGVVMRDLTLENPIRAIREISHDITGRRLVRLANGRELSALDLQREYLTAATAYVEREGTSDPDHKTVLDLWERTLDAVESGNHSKVDTEIDWIIKHKLLSDYATKHSLDLDHPRLAQIDLAYHDINRRRGLFYLLQARGRAARAVTDPEIFEAKVKPPPTTRAKLRGDFIRAAQENRRDFTVDWVHLKLNDQAQRTVLCKDPFRNEDPRVERLISGM, from the coding sequence ATGGACCGACGGATCTTCGGGATCGAGAACGAGTACGGCATCACCGCCTCGTCCGAGGGCCAACGCACCCTCACGCCCGACGAGGTCGCCCGCTACCTCTTCCGCAAGGTCGTCGCCTGGGGCCGGTCGAGCAACGTCTTCCTCGCCAACGGATCGCGCCTCTATCTCGACGTCGGCAGCCACCCCGAGTACGCCACTGCCGAGTGCGACTCGTTGCGCCAGCTCGTCGCCCACGACCGGGCGGGGGAGCGGGTCGTCGAAGGACTCGCTGCCGACGCCGAAGCGCGACTTCGTGAGGACGGTGTGCGCGGAGACATCTACGTCTTCAAGAACAACACGGACTCCGCCGGCAACTCCTACGGCTGCCACGAGAACTACCTCGTCGGTCGCGCCGGCGACTTCCAGGTCTTCTCCGACACTCTGCTGCCCTTCCTCATCAGTCGCCAGATCATCTGTGGCGCAGGCAAGCTCGTGCGCACCTCCAAGGGCGTGGAGTATGCCGTGAGTCAGCGGGCGGACCACATCTGGGAAGGCGTGTCGTCGGCGACGACACGTAGCCGTCCGATCATCAACACCCGCGACGAGCCCCACGCCGACGCCGAGCACTACCGCCGACTGCACGTCATTGTCGGTGACTCCAACATGAGCGAGACGACGACCCTGCTTAAGGTCGGGTCGTGCGACCTCGTGCTCCGGATGATCGAAGAGGGTGTCGTCATGCGCGACCTCACCCTTGAGAACCCGATCCGCGCGATTCGCGAGATCAGCCACGACATCACTGGGCGCCGACTCGTCCGTCTGGCCAACGGCCGTGAGCTGAGTGCCCTCGATCTGCAGCGTGAATATCTCACTGCCGCAACGGCATACGTCGAGCGTGAAGGCACGAGCGACCCCGATCACAAGACGGTGCTCGACCTGTGGGAGCGCACGCTCGACGCGGTCGAGTCCGGCAACCACAGCAAAGTCGACACCGAGATCGACTGGATCATCAAGCACAAGTTGCTCAGCGACTACGCCACCAAGCACAGCCTCGACCTCGACCACCCTCGGCTGGCCCAGATCGATCTGGCCTACCACGACATCAACCGCCGACGCGGTCTGTTCTATCTCCTGCAAGCCCGCGGACGAGCAGCACGGGCGGTCACCGACCCCGAGATCTTCGAGGCCAAGGTCAAGCCGCCGCCCACGACCCGGGCCAAGCTGCGCGGTGACTTCATCCGCGCCGCGCAGGAGAACCGACGTGACTTCACGGTCGACTGGGTGCACCTCAAGCTCAACGACCAAGCCCAGCGCACGGTCCTGTGCAAGGACCCGTTCCGCAACGAGGACCCGCGGGTCGAGCGGCTCATCTCAGGAATGTGA
- a CDS encoding FKBP-type peptidyl-prolyl cis-trans isomerase has product MSRPRFAPLAAALVVGVVALAGCGDSSGDKAGDAKANTGPLASVKVEGTDPAKEPTVTLGTKPLKLTGESKRVVTEGEGTVASATDLLSIKAQIINGTDGKVVTSTWKEGQPLAIDLIDQKMLPLFKTQLPGSKPGSRVLIGAPTSAVYGPQGNTDLGLKAEDPIVFVIDVVKVVAPLKEATGAAVAPKAGLPTVKMNPGKAAAITMPKTTPPAALVTQPLVTGKGAKVAEGQTVRIAYTGALWRDGKVFDSNATGFTTAIGVGQVVPGWDKSIVGQPIGSRLLLAVPPADGYGEKGQGDIKGTDTMVFVVDILGAV; this is encoded by the coding sequence TTGTCCCGCCCCCGTTTTGCACCCCTCGCCGCGGCTCTCGTCGTCGGTGTCGTGGCCCTCGCCGGCTGCGGCGACTCCTCTGGCGACAAAGCCGGCGACGCGAAGGCCAACACCGGCCCGCTCGCCTCGGTGAAGGTCGAGGGGACTGACCCGGCCAAGGAGCCGACCGTCACCCTCGGGACCAAGCCGCTCAAGCTGACCGGTGAGTCCAAGCGTGTCGTCACCGAGGGCGAGGGCACGGTTGCCAGCGCGACCGACCTGCTGTCGATCAAGGCCCAGATCATCAACGGCACCGACGGCAAGGTCGTCACCAGCACCTGGAAGGAGGGCCAGCCGCTCGCCATCGACCTCATCGACCAGAAGATGCTGCCGCTCTTCAAGACCCAGCTGCCCGGATCCAAGCCGGGCTCCCGGGTCCTCATCGGGGCACCGACGTCGGCGGTCTACGGTCCGCAGGGCAACACGGATCTCGGCCTCAAGGCCGAGGACCCGATCGTCTTCGTCATCGACGTCGTCAAGGTGGTTGCGCCGCTCAAGGAGGCCACTGGCGCGGCAGTCGCCCCCAAGGCCGGCCTGCCCACAGTGAAGATGAACCCCGGCAAGGCCGCAGCCATCACCATGCCCAAGACGACGCCGCCCGCGGCCCTTGTCACCCAGCCGCTCGTCACCGGCAAGGGCGCCAAGGTGGCCGAGGGCCAGACCGTCCGTATCGCCTACACCGGCGCTCTCTGGCGTGACGGCAAGGTCTTTGACTCCAACGCCACCGGATTCACCACTGCCATCGGCGTGGGTCAGGTCGTCCCGGGCTGGGACAAGTCGATCGTCGGCCAGCCCATCGGCAGCCGCCTCCTCCTGGCAGTGCCCCCGGCCGACGGCTACGGCGAGAAGGGTCAGGGCGACATCAAGGGCACTGACACCATGGTCTTCGTCGTCGACATCCTCGGCGCCGTCTGA
- a CDS encoding FKBP-type peptidyl-prolyl cis-trans isomerase: MGFDPATTKPEIDFPGDAAPTELVIEDLTVGDGTEATVGSTISAHYVGVAHSTGEEFDASWNRGEPLGFRLGVGQVIRGWDDGIVGMKEGGRRRLLIPSELAYGESGAGGVIKPGESLIFVVDLVSVR, translated from the coding sequence ATGGGTTTCGACCCCGCCACCACCAAGCCTGAGATCGACTTCCCGGGCGACGCAGCACCCACCGAACTCGTCATCGAGGACCTCACCGTCGGAGACGGCACCGAGGCCACGGTCGGCTCGACCATCTCGGCCCACTACGTCGGTGTCGCCCACTCGACCGGAGAGGAGTTCGACGCCTCCTGGAACCGCGGCGAGCCGCTGGGCTTCCGCCTCGGCGTCGGCCAGGTCATCCGCGGTTGGGACGACGGCATCGTCGGGATGAAGGAAGGCGGCCGACGCCGCCTGCTCATTCCGTCCGAGCTGGCCTATGGCGAGAGCGGCGCCGGCGGCGTCATCAAGCCGGGCGAGAGCCTGATCTTCGTCGTGGACCTGGTCAGCGTTCGCTGA
- a CDS encoding DUF3866 family protein: MQWREGVVVETIREWPGAVEYAVRLASADDTGSEVRGLAYTAMVGRPEPGDRVILNASALLKGLGTGGLAFIVAIPDRLPDDAPDSPGHIVKARYTPQQQMFLAVDEQDSIHHDVLQEADSIDGMPVVVADLHSAVPAIIAGVRLARPDARVAYVMTDGGALPLAFSRAVAGLKEAGWLASTLTVGQAFGGDHEAVSLHSGLLAARLVVGADVTVVAQGPGNVGTGTRWGYSGVAAAEALHATHALGGTSIAALRVSGGDPRPRHRGISHHSTTAYGKALLSPAIVPVLAGGGELAALIRRQAADLAAHSRADLDVVEIGTEGVLEALRHSPVKLSTMGRGLEEDVAAFVVSAVAGVCATQRISER, translated from the coding sequence ATGCAGTGGCGCGAGGGCGTAGTCGTCGAGACGATCCGTGAATGGCCGGGAGCGGTGGAGTATGCCGTGAGGCTGGCTTCCGCTGATGACACCGGTTCCGAGGTGCGTGGCCTTGCCTACACGGCGATGGTCGGGCGTCCGGAGCCGGGAGACCGGGTGATCCTCAACGCCTCGGCCCTGCTCAAGGGTTTGGGCACTGGTGGCCTGGCGTTCATCGTGGCCATCCCCGATCGTCTCCCGGACGACGCCCCGGACTCCCCCGGACACATCGTCAAGGCTCGCTACACGCCGCAGCAACAGATGTTCCTCGCGGTCGACGAGCAGGACAGCATTCACCACGACGTCCTTCAAGAGGCCGACTCCATCGATGGGATGCCGGTTGTCGTCGCCGACCTGCACTCCGCCGTGCCCGCGATCATCGCCGGCGTGCGTCTCGCGCGCCCGGACGCCCGGGTCGCCTATGTCATGACCGACGGCGGAGCGCTGCCGCTCGCGTTCTCGCGCGCGGTGGCCGGACTCAAGGAGGCCGGCTGGCTCGCATCAACATTGACCGTGGGTCAGGCCTTCGGTGGCGACCACGAAGCCGTGTCACTGCACAGTGGGCTGCTCGCAGCCCGCCTCGTCGTGGGAGCCGATGTCACCGTCGTCGCCCAGGGCCCGGGCAATGTCGGCACCGGCACCCGATGGGGCTATTCCGGTGTGGCCGCCGCAGAGGCGCTGCACGCGACCCATGCCCTTGGTGGCACCTCCATCGCGGCGCTCCGCGTCTCAGGAGGCGACCCACGCCCGCGGCACCGCGGGATCTCGCACCACAGCACCACGGCATACGGGAAGGCCTTGCTCTCTCCCGCGATCGTCCCGGTGCTCGCGGGCGGCGGTGAGCTCGCAGCCCTCATCCGCCGGCAGGCCGCAGACCTGGCCGCACACAGCCGTGCCGACCTCGACGTCGTCGAGATCGGCACGGAGGGTGTGCTGGAAGCGCTACGTCACAGCCCGGTGAAGCTGTCGACGATGGGGCGTGGCCTCGAGGAGGACGTCGCCGCATTCGTCGTCAGCGCCGTCGCTGGCGTGTGTGCGACGCAGCGGATCAGCGAACGCTGA
- a CDS encoding WYL domain-containing protein produces the protein MSAAMGPAAKTERLLNLVLVLLYTRRPLSKAQIRALVPQYGETASTESFDRMFERDKDELRGLGVPLATEEIDHFHEDEPGYRIHQRDYALPDLEFEPDELAVLGLASRSWAQASMAGPAAQALRKLRAAGVERDEGALIGIEPRLRTTEPAFEAVKDAVLSRTPITFTYRRPEGSEPQTRKVQPWSLVQWHGRWYLAGYDLDREDTRVFRLSRVDGAVRKAGRAGSFNVPADHEARIMVERSAPRGPARPATLLVRPGAAHSLRRRATATSETDSGWSQLSTDFHDVDGFAAEIAGHADNVRVLDPPELLERVQTQLRATLAAHEAGV, from the coding sequence ATGAGCGCAGCGATGGGGCCGGCGGCCAAAACGGAGCGCCTCCTCAACCTCGTGCTCGTTCTCCTCTACACCCGTCGCCCACTGTCCAAGGCGCAGATCCGGGCACTGGTGCCGCAATACGGCGAGACCGCGTCGACAGAGTCCTTTGACCGGATGTTTGAGCGCGACAAGGACGAGCTGCGTGGGCTCGGGGTGCCGCTCGCAACCGAGGAGATCGACCACTTCCACGAGGACGAGCCCGGCTACCGGATCCACCAACGTGACTACGCCCTGCCCGACCTCGAGTTCGAACCCGACGAGCTCGCGGTCCTTGGCCTGGCCAGTCGCAGTTGGGCGCAGGCCTCGATGGCGGGACCCGCAGCACAGGCCCTGCGCAAGCTGCGCGCCGCTGGTGTCGAGCGCGACGAGGGCGCCCTCATCGGCATCGAGCCGCGACTGCGCACGACCGAGCCAGCCTTCGAGGCGGTCAAGGACGCGGTGCTGAGCCGCACGCCCATCACGTTCACGTACCGACGTCCCGAGGGAAGCGAGCCCCAGACGCGCAAGGTGCAGCCGTGGTCGCTCGTCCAGTGGCACGGCCGGTGGTACCTCGCGGGCTACGACCTCGATCGTGAGGACACGCGGGTGTTCCGGTTGTCACGCGTTGACGGTGCGGTTCGCAAAGCGGGTCGTGCTGGTTCCTTCAACGTCCCGGCCGACCACGAGGCACGCATCATGGTCGAGCGCTCCGCACCGCGAGGTCCAGCCCGACCGGCCACGCTGCTCGTCCGGCCCGGAGCCGCCCACAGCCTGCGCCGACGAGCCACGGCGACGTCCGAGACCGACAGCGGCTGGTCGCAGCTGTCCACCGACTTCCACGACGTCGATGGCTTCGCGGCCGAGATCGCGGGCCACGCCGACAACGTGCGAGTCCTCGACCCTCCGGAGCTGCTCGAGCGCGTGCAGACCCAGTTGCGCGCCACGCTCGCCGCGCACGAGGCAGGCGTCTGA
- a CDS encoding WYL domain-containing protein encodes MATETATNRLARLLTMVPWLVNRQGIELEEAARGLDVSVEQLESDLNLLFLCGYGQMPDELIEADWEEGRVFVGNADTISRPLRLGVDEAVTLIVGLRTLLDVPGLTERDAIERALAKLEVASGTAAEAAARVSVDLAGERVDDTTLARAREGVEQHRRLHLTYHVPGRDESTERDVDPMRVIAADGHWYLEGYCHRAAGVRVFRLDRVEDLTVLDQDGTPPEGVAPRELGESIFSPAKDDLLVTVRLLPGALWVSDYYPIESSQDAKDGSRTITLRTADTAWIERLVLRLGGHAVVLGPPDLTERIAARVHAALAPQTHDVD; translated from the coding sequence ATGGCCACCGAGACCGCGACCAACCGGCTCGCCCGCCTGCTCACGATGGTGCCGTGGCTCGTCAACCGTCAGGGAATCGAGCTCGAGGAGGCCGCGCGCGGCCTTGACGTCTCCGTCGAGCAGCTCGAGTCCGACCTCAACCTGCTCTTCCTCTGCGGCTACGGGCAGATGCCCGACGAGCTCATCGAGGCCGACTGGGAGGAGGGTCGGGTCTTCGTGGGCAACGCGGACACGATCTCGCGGCCCCTGCGTCTCGGCGTGGATGAGGCAGTGACCCTCATCGTCGGGCTGCGCACCCTGCTCGACGTTCCCGGCCTGACCGAGCGCGACGCCATCGAGCGGGCCCTGGCCAAGCTCGAGGTCGCGTCAGGGACGGCAGCCGAGGCCGCAGCACGCGTGTCCGTGGATCTGGCCGGGGAGCGCGTCGACGACACCACCTTGGCCCGGGCTCGCGAGGGTGTCGAGCAGCACCGCCGCCTCCACCTGACCTATCACGTTCCCGGGCGCGACGAGTCGACCGAACGTGACGTCGACCCGATGCGCGTCATTGCGGCTGACGGGCACTGGTACCTCGAGGGCTACTGCCACCGTGCTGCAGGTGTGCGCGTGTTCCGGCTCGACCGGGTCGAGGACCTGACGGTTCTTGACCAGGACGGGACCCCTCCCGAAGGGGTGGCACCACGCGAGCTCGGTGAGAGCATCTTCAGCCCGGCCAAGGACGACCTTCTCGTGACGGTGCGCCTGCTGCCGGGCGCGCTCTGGGTGAGTGACTACTACCCGATCGAGTCCTCTCAGGATGCCAAGGACGGCTCCCGGACCATCACCCTGCGCACGGCGGACACCGCCTGGATCGAGCGGCTCGTCCTGCGCCTCGGCGGGCACGCGGTCGTCCTGGGCCCGCCTGATCTCACGGAGCGGATTGCCGCTCGTGTCCACGCAGCGTTGGCGCCACAGACTCACGACGTAGACTGA
- the tatA gene encoding Sec-independent protein translocase subunit TatA has translation MRNIGAPEIIIIAVLLIVIFGWKRLPDAARSLGRSARVFKSEVDEMKSDGKDKKPSETVPGETVHRGTSPTPTATSPIDENAPRTDNQSGPTSGPTV, from the coding sequence ATGCGCAACATCGGCGCCCCTGAAATCATCATCATTGCCGTCCTGCTCATCGTCATCTTCGGCTGGAAGCGCCTGCCCGACGCGGCACGCAGCCTCGGGCGCTCGGCCCGGGTCTTCAAGTCCGAGGTCGACGAGATGAAGAGCGACGGCAAGGACAAGAAGCCGTCCGAGACCGTTCCCGGTGAGACGGTGCACCGTGGGACTTCGCCGACGCCGACTGCCACCTCGCCGATCGACGAGAACGCGCCCCGGACGGACAACCAGTCCGGTCCCACGTCCGGTCCCACCGTCTGA
- the tatC gene encoding twin-arginine translocase subunit TatC, whose translation MPRVAKPGRPRLPRRRERDPEGKMSLGDHLREFRRRVVIAAATVVVAAVAAGLNYERIFIFLADPFYDYKDANPQSSISLNFGEATSAFSNLITLSVFVGVLAASPVWLYQLWAFVVPGLTKKEKRISLAFIAATVPLFLGGCLLAYVVLPQSLKLLYGFSPEGTSNIQQVSAYFSFVTRFILVFGGGFLFPVFLVAFNAVGILSAEKMIRGWRVAVVLIFVFAAVATPTADPMTMFLLAAPLMLLYFVAYGIAKLIDRRRAKSRPDWLETSDDEASAL comes from the coding sequence ATGCCCCGAGTTGCCAAGCCCGGTCGTCCTCGCCTGCCCCGCCGGCGCGAGCGTGACCCCGAAGGCAAGATGTCTCTCGGCGACCACCTACGTGAGTTCCGTCGACGGGTGGTCATTGCGGCGGCCACTGTTGTCGTGGCGGCCGTTGCGGCAGGTCTGAACTACGAGCGCATCTTCATCTTCTTGGCCGACCCGTTCTACGACTACAAGGACGCGAACCCCCAAAGCAGCATCAGCCTCAACTTCGGCGAAGCGACCTCAGCATTCTCGAACCTCATCACCCTGTCGGTCTTCGTCGGGGTCCTGGCCGCAAGTCCCGTGTGGCTCTACCAACTCTGGGCTTTCGTCGTTCCGGGGCTGACCAAGAAGGAGAAGCGGATCTCGCTGGCGTTCATCGCCGCGACCGTCCCCCTCTTCCTCGGCGGTTGCCTGCTCGCCTATGTCGTGCTGCCCCAGTCGCTGAAGTTGCTCTACGGCTTCTCGCCCGAGGGGACATCCAACATTCAGCAGGTCTCGGCCTACTTCTCGTTCGTCACCCGCTTCATCCTGGTTTTCGGTGGCGGCTTTCTCTTCCCAGTCTTCCTCGTGGCCTTCAACGCCGTAGGGATCCTCTCCGCCGAGAAGATGATCCGTGGGTGGCGGGTGGCGGTCGTGCTCATCTTTGTCTTCGCTGCGGTTGCCACCCCCACGGCCGACCCGATGACGATGTTCCTCCTCGCAGCTCCGCTGATGCTGCTCTACTTCGTCGCCTATGGCATCGCCAAACTCATCGACCGGAGGCGCGCCAAGAGTCGCCCCGACTGGTTGGAGACGTCTGACGACGAGGCCTCGGCCCTGTGA